The proteins below are encoded in one region of Neisseria bacilliformis:
- a CDS encoding sugar transporter, translated as MKNQESARWLSVFALTCAAFIFNTTEFIPIALLSDIGAGFAMSPADTGIMLTVYAWVVALMSLPLMLATRNTERRSLLLGIFAVFAAGHVVSYFAQSFAMLLAGRVAIALTHALFWSITAALAVRIAPKGKGNQALGLLSTGTVLAMVLGIPLGRLAGQTYGWRLSFLLIGIAAAFVAAVLAQTLPKLPSVNTGSLESLPVLAKRKSLMLLYVFTVLMITAHFCSYSYIEPFALQTARLPPQQATFLLLVYGAAGFAGSYLFGRRFARRPRLFFAACAAALAAAMFLLLPLSGSLWPLAALCFAWGVAITALSLAMLSRVLRFADDATDVAASIYSSLYNVGIGGGALLGGLAAQHFGLHNIGYTGGLLAAAALILGLYLVRRPDFADK; from the coding sequence ATGAAAAACCAAGAATCCGCCCGCTGGCTCAGCGTGTTCGCCCTCACCTGCGCCGCCTTCATCTTCAACACCACCGAATTCATCCCCATCGCCCTGTTGAGCGACATCGGCGCAGGCTTCGCCATGAGCCCCGCCGACACCGGCATCATGCTCACCGTTTATGCCTGGGTGGTCGCCCTCATGTCCCTGCCGCTGATGCTCGCCACCCGCAATACCGAACGGCGCAGCCTGCTGCTGGGCATCTTTGCCGTGTTCGCCGCCGGCCACGTCGTGTCCTATTTCGCGCAAAGTTTCGCCATGCTGCTGGCCGGACGCGTCGCCATCGCCCTTACCCACGCCCTGTTTTGGTCGATCACCGCCGCGCTGGCCGTGCGCATCGCCCCCAAAGGCAAAGGCAACCAGGCACTCGGCCTGCTCAGCACCGGCACCGTGCTGGCCATGGTGCTCGGCATCCCGCTCGGGCGGCTGGCGGGGCAGACCTACGGCTGGCGGCTCAGCTTCCTGCTTATCGGCATCGCCGCCGCATTCGTCGCCGCCGTGCTGGCCCAAACCCTGCCCAAACTGCCCAGCGTCAACACCGGCTCGCTCGAGAGCCTGCCCGTGCTCGCCAAACGCAAAAGCCTGATGCTGCTCTATGTTTTCACCGTGCTGATGATCACCGCCCACTTTTGCTCATACAGCTACATCGAACCCTTCGCCCTGCAAACCGCCCGCCTGCCGCCGCAGCAGGCCACCTTCCTGCTGCTGGTGTACGGCGCGGCCGGTTTCGCCGGCTCGTATCTGTTCGGCCGCCGCTTCGCCCGCCGCCCCCGCCTGTTTTTCGCCGCCTGCGCCGCCGCCCTGGCCGCCGCCATGTTCCTGCTGCTGCCCCTCTCCGGCTCGCTGTGGCCGCTGGCCGCCCTCTGCTTCGCCTGGGGCGTCGCCATCACCGCCCTCAGCCTCGCCATGCTCTCGCGCGTGCTGCGCTTTGCCGACGACGCCACCGACGTCGCCGCCTCGATTTACTCCTCGCTCTACAACGTCGGCATCGGCGGCGGCGCACTCCTCGGCGGCCTCGCCGCGCAGCACTTCGGCCTGCACAACATCGGCTATACCGGCGGCCTGCTCGCCGCCGCCGCCCTCATCCTCGGCCTGTACCTCGTCCGCCGGCCCGATTTTGCCGACAAATAA
- a CDS encoding IscS subfamily cysteine desulfurase — MTVKTPVYLDYAATTPVDKRVAEKMIPYLTETFGNPASNSHAFGWEAEEAVEKARADIAALINADPKEIIFTSGATESDNLAIKGAANFYKTKGKHLITVKTEHKAVLDTMRELERQGFEVTYLGVQENGLIDLEELKAAIRDDTILISVMWVNNEIGVVQDIPAIGEICRERKIIFHVDAAQACGKVPVDVEAAKIDLLSMSGHKVYGPKGIGALYVRRKPRVRLEAQMHGGGHERGFRSGTLPTHQIVGMGEAFRIAKEELEQDMAHYRKLRDIFLKGIEGIEEVYINGDLEHRAPNNLNVSFNFVEGESLIMAVKELAVSSGSACTSASLEPSYVLRALGRNDELAHSSLRITFGRMTTEEEVQFAAELIKSKIGKLRELSPLWEMFKDGIDLNSIEWAAH; from the coding sequence ATGACCGTCAAAACCCCCGTCTATCTCGACTACGCCGCCACAACCCCCGTTGACAAACGCGTTGCCGAAAAAATGATTCCCTATCTGACCGAAACCTTCGGCAACCCCGCTTCCAACAGCCACGCATTCGGCTGGGAAGCAGAAGAAGCCGTCGAAAAAGCCCGCGCCGACATTGCCGCGCTGATCAACGCCGACCCCAAAGAAATCATCTTTACCAGCGGCGCGACCGAGTCCGACAACCTCGCCATCAAAGGCGCGGCAAACTTCTACAAAACCAAAGGCAAACACCTCATCACCGTCAAAACCGAACACAAAGCCGTGCTCGACACCATGCGCGAACTCGAACGCCAAGGCTTTGAAGTAACCTACCTCGGCGTACAAGAAAACGGTTTAATCGATTTGGAAGAACTCAAAGCCGCCATCCGCGACGACACCATCCTGATTTCCGTAATGTGGGTGAACAACGAAATCGGTGTCGTGCAAGACATTCCCGCCATCGGCGAAATCTGCCGCGAACGCAAAATCATCTTCCACGTCGATGCCGCCCAAGCCTGCGGCAAAGTGCCTGTTGACGTAGAAGCCGCCAAAATCGACCTGTTGTCCATGTCCGGTCATAAAGTATACGGTCCAAAAGGTATCGGCGCACTGTACGTCCGCCGCAAACCCCGCGTCCGCCTCGAAGCCCAAATGCACGGCGGCGGCCACGAGCGCGGTTTCCGTTCCGGCACCCTGCCGACCCACCAAATCGTCGGCATGGGTGAAGCCTTCCGCATCGCCAAAGAAGAACTCGAGCAAGACATGGCGCACTACCGCAAACTGCGCGACATCTTCCTCAAAGGCATCGAAGGCATCGAAGAAGTCTATATCAACGGCGACCTCGAACACCGCGCCCCGAATAACCTGAACGTCAGCTTCAACTTCGTCGAAGGCGAAAGCCTGATTATGGCGGTGAAAGAACTCGCCGTATCCAGCGGCTCCGCCTGCACCTCCGCCTCACTCGAACCCAGCTACGTCCTGCGCGCGCTCGGCCGTAATGACGAACTGGCACACTCATCCCTGCGCATCACCTTCGGCCGCATGACCACCGAAGAAGAAGTGCAATTCGCAGCAGAACTGATCAAATCCAAAATCGGCAAACTGCGCGAACTGTCGCCGCTGTGGGAAATGTTCAAAGACGGTATTGATTTGAACTCGATTGAATGGGCGGCGCATTAA
- a CDS encoding alpha-hydroxy acid oxidase, which yields MRDLSKMTCIEDLRRVAKFKMPKMFYDYIDSGSWTQHTYRANTTDFAPIEFRQRVLVNMEGRSLESEMIGQKVKMPLAIAPTGFTGMAWADGEIHAARAAEKFGVPFSLSTMSICSIEDVAENTSAPFWFQLYVMRDREFMENLIKRAQDAKCSALILTADLQVLGQRHKDIKNGLSAPPKPTIMNCINLATKWEWCWNMLHTERRTFRNIVGHAKNVGDLSSLSSWTSEQFDPRLSWDDVARIKDLWGGKLIIKGIMEPEDAELAVKHGADAIVVSNHGGRQLDGAPSTIDALPDVVQAVGSQTEVWLDSGIRSGQDMLKAWAMGARGFLTGRAFLYGLGAYGEDGVRRALEIMYNEMDVTMAFTGHRNLSEVDKNILVEGTYPLPRR from the coding sequence ATGCGCGATTTAAGCAAAATGACCTGTATCGAAGACCTGCGCCGCGTAGCGAAATTCAAAATGCCGAAGATGTTTTACGACTACATCGACTCCGGCTCGTGGACGCAGCACACCTACCGCGCCAACACCACCGATTTCGCGCCCATCGAATTCCGCCAGCGCGTGCTGGTAAACATGGAAGGGCGTTCGCTGGAAAGCGAAATGATCGGGCAGAAAGTGAAAATGCCGCTGGCCATCGCGCCGACCGGCTTCACCGGCATGGCCTGGGCCGACGGCGAAATCCACGCCGCGCGGGCGGCGGAAAAATTCGGTGTGCCGTTTTCCCTGTCCACCATGTCCATCTGCTCGATTGAAGACGTGGCCGAAAACACCTCCGCGCCGTTCTGGTTCCAGCTTTACGTCATGCGCGACCGAGAATTTATGGAAAACCTGATCAAACGCGCGCAGGATGCCAAATGCTCCGCCCTTATCCTCACCGCCGATTTGCAGGTGCTCGGCCAGCGCCACAAAGACATCAAAAACGGCCTGTCCGCGCCGCCCAAGCCCACCATCATGAACTGCATCAACCTGGCAACCAAATGGGAATGGTGCTGGAACATGCTGCACACCGAGCGCCGCACCTTCCGCAACATCGTCGGCCATGCCAAAAATGTCGGCGATTTGTCCTCGCTCTCGTCTTGGACATCCGAGCAGTTCGACCCGCGCCTGTCGTGGGACGACGTTGCCCGCATCAAAGACCTGTGGGGCGGCAAACTCATCATCAAAGGCATTATGGAACCCGAAGACGCCGAACTGGCCGTCAAACACGGCGCGGACGCGATCGTCGTCTCCAACCACGGCGGCCGCCAGCTCGACGGCGCGCCTTCCACCATCGACGCCCTGCCCGACGTCGTACAGGCCGTGGGCAGCCAAACCGAAGTGTGGCTCGACAGCGGCATCCGCAGCGGCCAAGACATGCTCAAAGCCTGGGCCATGGGCGCGCGCGGCTTCCTCACCGGCCGCGCCTTCCTCTACGGCCTGGGCGCATACGGCGAAGACGGCGTGCGCCGTGCCCTAGAAATCATGTACAACGAAATGGACGTAACCATGGCCTTCACCGGCCACCGCAACCTCTCCGAAGTGGACAAAAACATCTTGGTCGAAGGCACATACCCCCTGCCGCGCCGCTGA
- the iscR gene encoding Fe-S cluster assembly transcriptional regulator IscR, which translates to MRLTTKGRFAVTAMLDLAMHAQKGAVKLNDISERQNISLSYLEQLFGKLRRAGLVDSIRGPGGGYILAADARNISIAQIITAAEDKLDATLCSGKTNCHNGAPCLTHDLWENLNRTINQYLSSVTLETVLSQKDHHSGKAVSLTYIN; encoded by the coding sequence ATGCGACTGACTACCAAAGGACGCTTCGCCGTTACCGCCATGCTCGACTTGGCCATGCACGCGCAAAAAGGCGCGGTCAAGCTCAACGACATCAGCGAACGCCAAAACATCTCCCTGTCTTACCTCGAACAATTATTCGGCAAACTGCGCCGCGCCGGCCTGGTGGACAGCATACGCGGCCCGGGCGGCGGCTACATTCTGGCCGCCGACGCGCGCAACATCAGCATCGCGCAAATCATCACCGCCGCAGAAGACAAACTCGACGCCACCCTGTGCAGCGGCAAAACCAACTGCCACAACGGCGCACCCTGCCTCACGCACGATTTGTGGGAAAACCTGAACCGCACCATCAACCAATACCTCAGCAGCGTAACCTTGGAAACCGTGCTCAGCCAAAAAGACCACCATTCCGGCAAGGCCGTCAGCCTCACCTACATAAACTGA
- the iscU gene encoding Fe-S cluster assembly scaffold IscU codes for MAYSDKVIDHYENPRNVGTFDKGDDSVGTGMVGAPACGDVMRLQIKVNDAGIIEDAKFKTYGCGSAIASSSLITEWVKGKSLDDALAIKNSEIAEELELPPVKIHCSILAEDAVKAAVADYRKKKETASA; via the coding sequence ATGGCATACAGCGATAAAGTAATCGACCACTATGAAAACCCCCGCAACGTCGGTACTTTCGACAAGGGCGACGATTCCGTCGGCACCGGCATGGTCGGCGCACCGGCCTGCGGCGACGTGATGCGCCTGCAAATCAAGGTAAACGATGCCGGCATCATCGAAGACGCCAAATTCAAAACCTACGGCTGCGGCTCGGCCATCGCCTCGTCCAGCCTGATTACCGAATGGGTCAAAGGCAAAAGCCTCGATGACGCGCTGGCCATCAAAAACAGCGAAATCGCCGAAGAGCTCGAACTGCCGCCGGTGAAAATTCACTGCTCGATTCTGGCCGAAGACGCGGTCAAAGCCGCCGTGGCCGACTACCGCAAGAAAAAAGAAACCGCTTCCGCGTAA
- the iscA gene encoding iron-sulfur cluster assembly protein IscA, producing MITITENAAKYINSYLTKRGKGLGVRLGVKTSGCSGMAYNLEFVDEPNAEDLVFEEHGAKVFIDPKSLVYLDGTQVDYTKEGLQEGFKFENPNVKDSCGCGESFHV from the coding sequence ATGATCACCATCACAGAAAACGCCGCCAAATACATCAACAGCTATCTGACCAAACGCGGCAAAGGTCTCGGCGTGCGCTTGGGCGTGAAAACCAGCGGCTGCTCGGGCATGGCCTACAATCTCGAATTTGTCGATGAGCCCAATGCCGAAGACCTGGTATTTGAAGAACACGGCGCAAAAGTGTTTATCGACCCGAAAAGCCTCGTCTATCTCGACGGCACTCAGGTCGATTACACCAAAGAAGGCTTGCAGGAAGGTTTCAAATTTGAAAACCCGAATGTCAAAGACTCATGCGGCTGCGGCGAAAGTTTCCACGTTTAA
- a CDS encoding ATP phosphoribosyltransferase regulatory subunit yields the protein MQSWQLPEYVADILPTGARQLESAKEKILALFRSHGYELVHPPLLEYSDSLLTHIDSGLSLKTIRIADQLSGRQLGIRADITPQVARIDAHLLSANDGINRLCYAGPVLHARPEGFLSTREPLQVGAEFYGYAGVAADIETVGLMLDSLAVADFGGILLSLGHIGVFRALAAAAELDAAQSAALLAMMQDKDTAAVRVQTEAWGLDGMWRKAFALLPALYGGREVLAAAREKLPELSVVGRALDEIEAVCAAFPQQDVHIDLSELRVDNYHTGLLYAAYAADGHDALARGGRYDGLGGCFGRARPATGFSFDLRKFLGRLPQHERRPAIAVDAADMAEAAEAVAALRAAGEAVAVDYGVPSNSTVGSTRRLRKQDGAWVVTEQP from the coding sequence ATGCAGTCTTGGCAACTTCCCGAATACGTCGCCGACATCCTGCCCACCGGGGCGCGGCAGCTTGAAAGCGCGAAAGAAAAAATCCTCGCCCTGTTCCGCTCGCACGGCTACGAGCTTGTGCATCCGCCGCTGCTCGAATACAGCGATTCCCTGCTCACCCACATCGATTCCGGCCTTTCCCTCAAAACCATCCGCATCGCCGACCAGCTCAGCGGCCGCCAGCTCGGCATCCGTGCCGACATCACGCCGCAGGTCGCCCGCATCGACGCGCATCTGTTGTCGGCCAACGACGGCATCAACCGCCTGTGCTACGCCGGCCCGGTGCTGCACGCCCGCCCCGAAGGCTTTTTGAGCACGCGCGAACCCTTGCAGGTGGGCGCGGAATTTTACGGCTACGCGGGCGTGGCGGCCGACATCGAAACCGTCGGCCTGATGCTCGACAGCCTCGCGGTGGCCGACTTCGGCGGCATCCTGCTCTCGCTCGGCCACATCGGCGTGTTCCGCGCGCTGGCCGCCGCCGCCGAGCTGGACGCGGCGCAGTCGGCCGCGCTGCTGGCCATGATGCAGGACAAGGACACCGCCGCCGTGCGCGTCCAAACCGAAGCATGGGGGCTGGACGGCATGTGGCGCAAAGCCTTCGCCCTGCTGCCCGCGCTCTACGGCGGGCGCGAAGTGCTGGCGGCGGCTCGGGAAAAACTGCCCGAACTCTCCGTCGTCGGCCGCGCCTTGGACGAAATCGAAGCCGTCTGCGCCGCCTTCCCGCAGCAGGACGTGCACATCGACCTGTCCGAATTGCGCGTAGACAACTACCACACCGGCCTGCTTTACGCCGCCTACGCCGCCGACGGCCACGACGCGCTGGCGCGCGGCGGGCGGTATGACGGGCTGGGCGGCTGTTTCGGCCGCGCCCGCCCGGCCACGGGGTTCAGCTTCGATTTGCGCAAATTCCTCGGCAGGCTGCCGCAGCACGAACGCCGCCCCGCCATCGCCGTGGATGCGGCGGATATGGCCGAAGCCGCCGAAGCCGTTGCCGCGCTGCGTGCGGCGGGCGAGGCGGTGGCGGTCGATTACGGCGTTCCTTCCAACAGCACCGTCGGCAGCACGCGCCGCCTGCGCAAACAGGACGGCGCGTGGGTGGTAACGGAGCAGCCTTGA
- a CDS encoding NAD(P)H-hydrate epimerase, translating into MKTYTAAQMRQREQAAVDAGTSFEQLMENAGRAAAAELMRRLNIPGRALFVCGKGNNGGDALVMARIMQAQGWQADILFTAGDTLSELAETNRQRLRGLDGVAFIGTDEIEGRLKNGYAAIIDGIFGTGFTGALPANLAALCRLLNQASGYKTALDLPTGLNCDSGEADPDTFRADLTCTFAACKPAHHSAAGKALCGQTVCLDIGID; encoded by the coding sequence ATGAAAACCTACACCGCCGCGCAAATGCGCCAACGCGAACAAGCCGCCGTTGACGCGGGCACAAGTTTCGAGCAACTGATGGAAAACGCCGGCCGCGCCGCCGCCGCCGAGCTGATGCGCCGCCTGAACATCCCCGGCCGTGCCCTGTTTGTCTGCGGCAAAGGCAACAACGGCGGCGACGCGCTGGTAATGGCGCGCATCATGCAGGCGCAGGGCTGGCAGGCCGACATCCTCTTTACCGCCGGCGACACCCTGTCCGAGTTGGCCGAAACCAACCGCCAACGCCTGCGCGGCCTCGACGGCGTGGCGTTTATCGGCACGGACGAGATCGAAGGCCGTCTGAAAAACGGCTACGCCGCCATTATCGACGGCATCTTCGGCACAGGCTTCACCGGCGCGCTGCCCGCCAATCTCGCCGCCCTCTGCCGCCTGCTCAACCAAGCCTCGGGCTACAAAACCGCCCTCGACCTCCCCACCGGCCTCAACTGCGACAGCGGCGAAGCCGACCCCGACACCTTCCGCGCCGACCTCACCTGCACCTTCGCCGCCTGCAAACCCGCCCACCACAGCGCGGCGGGCAAGGCACTGTGCGGCCAAACCGTCTGCCTCGACATCGGCATCGACTGA
- a CDS encoding TonB-dependent siderophore receptor yields the protein MKNKQKLALLPLMVAAAFACADDQNAQEEGGLETVTVRADTKKVHAARSYSIASDGDLRDRVNLGLLGRANAFTAPITVVNYDEKVLENNASRTLVDTIAKTDASVMQFGGESNTLQGLYVRGLQLDAKQFSINGLPGLYSYWHTPTANVASAQLIKGASSSTTGMDPEGATGSSVNIETKKASDEGNRKIGLGWFGKSRPQASFDFGQRFGANKEWGVHFAGKYRHGNTPRHGYKEDNQEFGLNADYRGEKLRVSYDFMYNHRNTEGSRARFQDMQNYAFAFPKAPDGKINLVPSWQEQTTRTVTNMATFEYDTDWNMQLSGGIGYMESKYEGGFTQLRMVNPATGQYSAAAATPWDIRSRTTSGTLKARGEFDTGPVVHNWAASFDYVSRSRDHKSGPLNFGDPLRGHTIYAPDFSGLAPRISSATRQTVDMKQTTPSIAVSDTLGFNNNTIRLTFGGRYQWVKQDDYRTGDKNSKKRFGPMLAASWVPSPDFVVYGNYMEDLEPGEVDEEGNASKPRVSKQIELGVRKNWGDIVTSANIYQITRPGYWRGNTTRNTDYARLKAASLAMAGQEQGKERYRGLELNAYANLLNKTLRPSIGMSFIRSDLIDFPKWDDMLVARGHQVTSPKFIAKAGVEWDTPFAKGLTLNANVQHYGKSYQDAERKYQLPSYTLVDVGARYKTKLGGNTLTVGTAVENLFNKNYWQIQRGRFDRSFAVVGMPRTYWLKAELEF from the coding sequence ATGAAAAACAAACAAAAACTTGCCCTGCTGCCGCTGATGGTGGCCGCCGCCTTCGCCTGCGCCGACGACCAGAACGCGCAGGAAGAGGGCGGGCTGGAAACCGTAACCGTCCGCGCCGACACGAAAAAAGTCCACGCCGCCCGCTCCTACTCCATCGCCAGCGACGGCGATTTGCGCGACCGAGTGAACCTGGGTCTGCTCGGCCGCGCCAATGCCTTCACCGCACCGATTACCGTTGTCAACTACGACGAAAAAGTACTGGAAAACAATGCATCCCGCACGCTGGTGGACACCATCGCCAAAACCGACGCTTCGGTGATGCAGTTCGGCGGCGAGAGCAACACGCTGCAAGGACTGTATGTGCGCGGGCTGCAACTGGACGCCAAGCAGTTCAGTATCAACGGCCTGCCCGGCCTCTATTCCTACTGGCATACGCCCACCGCCAACGTGGCCTCCGCGCAACTGATTAAAGGCGCGTCCAGCTCCACCACCGGCATGGATCCCGAGGGCGCGACCGGTTCTTCCGTCAACATCGAAACCAAAAAAGCGTCCGACGAGGGCAACCGCAAAATCGGCTTGGGCTGGTTCGGCAAAAGCCGCCCGCAGGCTTCATTTGATTTCGGACAGCGTTTCGGCGCGAATAAAGAATGGGGCGTACACTTTGCCGGCAAATACCGCCACGGCAACACCCCGCGCCACGGCTATAAGGAAGACAACCAGGAATTCGGCCTGAACGCCGACTATCGCGGCGAAAAACTGCGCGTGTCCTACGACTTCATGTACAACCACCGCAACACCGAAGGCAGCCGCGCCCGTTTCCAAGACATGCAAAACTACGCCTTCGCCTTCCCCAAAGCACCCGACGGCAAAATCAACCTCGTACCGAGCTGGCAGGAGCAGACCACCCGCACCGTTACCAACATGGCCACCTTCGAGTACGACACCGACTGGAACATGCAGCTCTCCGGCGGTATCGGCTATATGGAATCGAAATACGAAGGCGGCTTCACCCAGCTTCGGATGGTCAACCCGGCCACCGGCCAATATTCCGCAGCAGCCGCCACTCCGTGGGACATTCGTTCGCGCACCACCAGCGGTACGCTCAAAGCGCGTGGTGAATTTGACACCGGCCCGGTCGTACACAATTGGGCAGCCTCGTTCGACTACGTTTCCCGCTCGCGCGACCACAAAAGCGGCCCGCTCAACTTCGGCGACCCGCTGCGCGGCCACACGATTTACGCGCCCGATTTCTCCGGCCTCGCCCCGCGCATCTCATCCGCCACCCGCCAAACCGTCGATATGAAGCAGACCACCCCGAGTATCGCCGTTTCCGACACTTTGGGCTTCAACAACAACACCATCCGCCTCACCTTCGGCGGACGCTACCAGTGGGTGAAACAGGACGACTACCGCACAGGCGACAAAAACAGCAAAAAACGCTTCGGCCCGATGCTGGCCGCCTCGTGGGTGCCCTCACCGGATTTCGTGGTGTACGGCAACTACATGGAAGACCTTGAACCTGGCGAAGTGGACGAAGAGGGCAACGCCTCCAAACCGCGCGTCAGCAAACAAATCGAACTGGGCGTGCGCAAAAACTGGGGCGACATCGTAACCTCTGCGAACATCTACCAAATCACCCGCCCGGGCTACTGGCGCGGCAACACCACACGCAACACCGACTATGCCCGTCTCAAAGCCGCAAGCTTGGCAATGGCCGGCCAGGAACAAGGCAAAGAACGCTATCGCGGCTTGGAACTGAATGCCTATGCCAATCTGCTGAACAAAACCCTGCGCCCCAGCATCGGCATGAGCTTCATCCGCTCCGACCTGATCGATTTTCCCAAATGGGACGACATGCTTGTCGCGCGCGGCCATCAGGTAACCAGCCCCAAATTCATCGCCAAAGCAGGCGTGGAATGGGATACGCCGTTTGCCAAGGGGCTGACGCTCAACGCCAACGTCCAGCACTACGGCAAGTCGTATCAGGATGCAGAACGGAAATACCAACTGCCCTCCTACACACTGGTTGACGTCGGCGCACGCTACAAAACCAAACTCGGCGGCAACACGCTTACCGTCGGCACGGCAGTGGAAAACCTGTTCAACAAAAACTACTGGCAAATCCAGCGAGGCCGCTTCGACCGCAGCTTCGCCGTCGTCGGCATGCCGCGCACTTACTGGCTGAAAGCCGAATTGGAGTTCTAA
- a CDS encoding adenylosuccinate synthase, which yields MAQNVVVIGSQWGDEGKGKIVDWLAEQTSGVVRFQGGHNAGHTLVVGGRKTILRLIPSGILHEKLDCYIGSGVVVSPEALLGEIDELTAAGVKNVEGRLKIAPTATLILPYHIALDQAREASRGAQKIGTTGRGIGPAYEDKVARRAVRVVDLFDAGSLAGKVRANVELYNVQLQHLHNAPPVSFDEIMAKIEGFKARVLPMVHDVARTLYEKNARGERLLFEGAQGTLLDIDYGTYPFVTSSNCSAGAAAAGAGVPPHMLDYVLGIVKAYTTRVGSGPFPTELFDDVGAGLAERGNEFGSVTGRPRRCGWFDAAALKRSIQINGITGMCITKLDVMDGMKEIKICTGYEFEGRHTDILPFGADAVAKCTPVYETLPGWAESTFGAQSYDALPENARRYLKRIEEVCGAPVAIISTGPDREQTILLQHPFA from the coding sequence ATGGCACAAAACGTAGTAGTGATCGGCTCCCAATGGGGCGACGAAGGCAAAGGCAAAATTGTGGACTGGCTGGCCGAACAGACCAGCGGCGTGGTGCGCTTCCAGGGCGGCCACAACGCGGGGCACACGCTGGTGGTCGGCGGCAGGAAAACCATCCTGCGCCTGATACCCAGCGGCATCCTGCACGAAAAACTCGACTGCTACATCGGCTCGGGCGTGGTGGTTTCCCCCGAAGCCCTGTTGGGCGAAATCGACGAACTCACCGCCGCCGGCGTGAAAAACGTGGAAGGCCGTCTGAAAATCGCCCCCACCGCCACCCTCATCCTGCCCTACCACATCGCCCTCGACCAGGCGCGCGAAGCGAGCCGGGGCGCGCAGAAAATCGGCACCACCGGACGCGGCATCGGCCCGGCCTACGAAGACAAAGTCGCCCGCCGCGCCGTGCGCGTGGTGGATCTGTTCGACGCGGGCAGTCTGGCGGGAAAAGTCCGCGCCAACGTGGAGCTGTACAACGTCCAACTGCAACACCTGCACAATGCGCCGCCCGTGTCCTTCGACGAAATCATGGCCAAAATCGAAGGCTTCAAAGCCCGCGTGCTGCCGATGGTGCACGACGTCGCCCGCACGCTCTACGAGAAAAACGCGCGCGGCGAGCGATTGCTGTTTGAAGGCGCGCAGGGTACGCTGCTGGACATCGACTACGGCACTTACCCCTTCGTAACCTCGTCCAACTGCTCCGCCGGTGCGGCCGCAGCTGGCGCGGGCGTGCCGCCGCACATGCTCGACTATGTGCTGGGCATCGTCAAAGCCTACACCACCCGCGTCGGCTCGGGCCCCTTCCCCACTGAGCTGTTCGACGACGTCGGCGCGGGGCTGGCCGAGCGCGGCAACGAGTTCGGCTCGGTAACAGGCCGCCCGCGCCGCTGCGGCTGGTTCGACGCCGCCGCGCTCAAGCGCTCCATCCAAATCAACGGCATCACCGGCATGTGCATCACCAAACTCGACGTGATGGACGGCATGAAGGAAATCAAAATCTGCACCGGCTACGAGTTTGAAGGCAGACACACCGACATCCTGCCATTCGGCGCGGACGCGGTGGCCAAATGCACGCCCGTTTACGAAACCCTGCCCGGCTGGGCGGAATCCACCTTCGGCGCGCAAAGCTACGACGCGCTGCCGGAAAACGCCCGCCGTTATTTGAAACGCATCGAAGAAGTGTGCGGCGCGCCCGTCGCCATCATCTCCACCGGCCCCGACCGCGAGCAGACCATCCTGCTGCAACACCCCTTCGCCTGA
- the hscB gene encoding Fe-S protein assembly co-chaperone HscB, translating into MSQYFDLFQLPEGFALDEAELETRYRALAARFHPDRCAAASAFEQKQAVMMSATVNEAYRTLKNPTDRAAYLLKQQGIDADAPEHTSFAPEFLMQQMEWRETLAEARAEQDRAALAALSGETAAAQQELLRSLQQAFAARQYEEAAQLVRQGRFLDKLAKEISASAEAV; encoded by the coding sequence ATGAGCCAATACTTCGATTTGTTCCAACTGCCCGAAGGCTTCGCACTCGACGAAGCCGAACTGGAAACCCGCTACCGCGCACTCGCCGCCCGTTTCCATCCCGACCGCTGCGCCGCCGCGTCCGCATTCGAGCAGAAACAGGCCGTGATGATGTCGGCCACCGTCAACGAAGCCTACCGCACCCTCAAAAACCCCACCGACCGCGCCGCCTACCTGCTCAAACAGCAGGGCATCGATGCCGACGCGCCCGAACACACCTCCTTCGCCCCCGAGTTTCTCATGCAGCAGATGGAATGGCGCGAAACGCTGGCCGAAGCCCGCGCGGAACAAGACCGGGCCGCGCTGGCTGCGTTAAGCGGAGAAACCGCCGCCGCGCAACAGGAATTGCTGCGCAGCCTACAACAGGCGTTTGCCGCGCGGCAATACGAAGAAGCCGCGCAACTGGTGCGGCAGGGGCGTTTCCTCGACAAGCTGGCCAAAGAAATTTCCGCATCCGCAGAGGCCGTCTGA